The genome window CGAGAAACTTTGTGACGGGCCCGGCAAAAGGTGACCCGGCCAGGAGTCGCAGCCGGACGACGCtgcttaaatattaatgaCCCCAGAGTCAGAGGCAGGCCATGAATAAATTTTTGGCTATGAATTTTCAATAGCAAATACCCCCGTCCAGTGTTTCAACTTGTTGTAATTTCACGACATTGCTCGACTTTAGCTTAAAGCCAGAAGTTTTCTATGGTCAGGTGAATTTGTATTAGGTGTCAACCGCAATGGCCACAGCCAGAGCCACACTCAGAACCACAGAGTCACAGTCAAAGTGTCTGTGGAATGGCCATTGCATGCACTTTCCGGcaaattaatttggttttctgTCGATTTGCACTTCGGCCAATGACATTCGGTTGGGGACTTTGCGTGGGAACTTTATGCGCGCCCCCCAGAGGAGGCAGAGGTGGagatggaggaggaggaggagcagttAAACGGGAGATGGGCAAGTGCCCTACGTGCGTATGGCGCCAATTGGCAATTGACCGCAAAAACCAGGCAGCAGACAAACAACAAGGTCGCCCAATCAATCGGAGAGGGAACTTAATCAAAAACCGGAAACTGGCCGACCATTTTTACCGGTTAACGGTAAACTGTGACCACACAGGCGGAtgggagaaggaggaggaggaggagcagtcGAAACgtaacacacacatttgcccactgattttatttgcttatcCGGACTTTATGCtgcttttatttgatttttatgccTGCCGCTATTTCCATTTCTGTAATTGAATTGTCATTGTCCAGGCGAGTCCTTGCTCCTTCTGGGCTGGTTTTGGTTGGCTAACCGTTGGTCcgcctgtccgtctgtccgtctgtctgtctgtccgttcgcATGTCGAAGCATGTCAAAAATGGTTTTGCGCTTGATTGGCGTTGGCTAACACCCAAAGGTATACAAAGTGAtggacgtcgacgtcgacgctgTTGGCGATGCTGGACAACCCTGAAAAAAGGGTTGCGGTTGCCAAAGGGGAAATGGAAGTTAGAAGTGACCATTCATTGGCAAATTGGCTCAATTGATGTTGGGGCGCAATTGTCACAGCATTCAACTTCAAATTAAGTAAACGAAGAATAGAAGTAAAAAGGAACTGACAAAAGGGATAAGTTAGTTACCGaactataaacaaatattgaacaaatggtacaacattttttttatatattttcacaagaaaacaaaaagtaataCATTTTGTACGTGAATGAATCTTTAAGAAAGGTGCTATGTCTAATTTCGtttataatttctaaaaatatatttttatacccgctacccatagggtagaagggtattataactttgtgccggcaggaaatgtatgaaacaggtagaaggaggcatctccgaccctataaagtatatatattcttgatcagcgtcaacagccgagacgatatagccatgtccgtctgtccgtctgtgtgtctgtccgtctgtccgtctgtccgtatgtaacactggatctcagagactataagagatagagcatttgttatgtttgcacgcagatcaagtttgtttcaaatttttgccacgcccacttccgcccccgcaaaccaaaaaaatatcgaataacaagcctaattttaaagctagaattttggtatatacaataaatactatagtagttatgattcctgaaaatttggttacgatcagataaaaattgtggaagttattaaagaaatagttttgtatgggcaaaagcacctacttactagggtctgagttgctttggccgacaatctgttacattgtgccgtctatggtatattttgaatggtgtactaattttaattttaattttaaatatatttcatatcaAGTCCCATATTCATAGATCAAAATGtgattaaaatgtttatattataattaataatatttatatggcTCTTTACGTTCTATTTGTcattttaagttaaataaatttcacatcattattcataattcataattcaaaatttctttaaatttaaaaccatatattaaagaatttatacttattattgAATATAGATTCTTAAGTATCTGTCTTTTAtcattttacttaattttaattacaaattcttTCTTATGTCAACAAATTGatgatttttattgtatataataatgtaatattattactataactagtaaaataagaaaaataatgattctataaaaaatagtattaacaaagaattaaaatattaaatcgtGAAAAAGcgattttaaaaaattgactgtatttgaaaacaaatgtaatattggcactaaataaatttatatatttaagattaaaatagcatgtgaaaataaaatgatatatcAAATGTATCGTTACAgctttaaattgcaaattggaaatttattcaaatttcacTATATAGCTgttatcataaaaaaaagatatacCTTTAATGGGCATTCTAACAACAGGTGTAAAGTCATATCTACTCATATCCTTTACTCCTGTTCTAATGTGTGACTTGCAAGGAGCTCTTTGCTGTTCTTTGAATGCCCATTTTGAGGACAATTTAAGCAGTTCTCATATTGAAAATTCCCAAAATGGTAGTACGTGAGAGCATAACCGTTACATTTAATGGGTATTAGAGTACATATATCATATGAAGTGCGCCAGATACTTTCAACACAAAGCAATTTACGCTgcataaaaagaataaaaggCATATCTACAACTGTGCAGATGTATCTACATTTTAAAGAAAGGGTCGAGTTTGGTTCACTTTGTTGTTCTGAAAGGGGTTTCTTCTTGAGTTTTTGGCAAACATTattgtggcaacaacaacaaccctGGCCGGAGGCATTAAACTTCCGCCGGATGTGCCATTAAGGAGAAACATTGCAATTGGCAAGGCAAGAGTTCGACTGCGACTTTGACTTGGAGTTCAagttccaattccaattcctactccaatcccaatcccaatcccagtGCAATCGAAAACATAATGGCATAATCGAATGATAATTTAATAAGGCCAAAATGTGCCGTCAACATTTGTGTGAGTTGCCTTAATTGAATCTTGGTCGAAAGTCGAAGATGCAGAATCTCCGTTGTATCATATTATACACATACTagatatgtgtatatatggcAGACATATGTAACCATATCTATGCTCTAACATGAGTTTGCTGTGCATAATCAGAATGAATGTTCAACGAGGGAATTGAACTTGTGCATACGAATATGCCAGGTATTCCTCTACCCTTCTCTCCACCCTCCCTCTTCAGAGCGACTGTGGTCGAGTAATTCGCATTGACAAGACAATGGAGCTTCTCACTTGTTCAACGAAATTTACGTGTTCCACTTGCTATTCAATTTGCATGCACTCATGAATAATGCACCGGCAACACACAAAAGGCAATCCGAGTGCACTCGAAGAAGACACCAGAGTTATTCTAATGGACTTGAACTGCAAAATTTATAACCCAAAAATTAAGTGGAAAAGTGAAAGAGATAAAGATGTTTACTCTTGCTTATCGATTAATGAGGGAAGCTctgtgtaaatatttgccGAGATGATGGAACGTCGCAATCCAAGtctgttctctctctctcttatgcCAGCGGTAAGCCACAAGACAGCCTGGCAATTGGATGACCTGTCCTGACCTGACCCTCGCCCGCAGTCAGGCTCGGTTTTTGGGCTCGGTGCCGAGCCGGAgcttgtattaaaaataatatgcaaagTGCGGGGACCTGTTGAGATTTTCACAATTCccaaaacaaataacataTTCACATATTGTTGCGCTCGGTCCGTGCCAGGACCTGGCCTTCTCTCTGTTCCCATTCCCATCCCTCAATTGGCATCTTCTATGTGCTGTGTGTTTTTTGGGGCTGTTTATGATTTATCATCGCCCAGCGCCAAAGTTATTTCTTCAAGATTAAAACGAGCAGCGTTGCGAAGCTTTTAACTGGCACACACCCAAATATCTTCCTTTTCTTTCACtctttgtatatatttttctctctcattCATTTGCCTAATGTGACAACTTTAATTTGGCATCTGCAAAGTGGCTTTCCGTATTAAACATTTCGAATATGAACTCGACATGCCACAAAAGATGACAGAAcctgccagccagccagagAGAGGAGAAGGAACCAAGAGCTTGTTAGCCCTCAAAAGACAACTAACTTTTGCGCTGCAGTTGCCAAATTTGAGTTCTGGCCAAATTCAAACAGCCCTCCGACCAAAAAGTTAGCCCGTGGTGCAAAGTTTTGCGTGGAACTAACATAAAGTTTAGTTCTCGCtgcaaaactaaataaattagcCCAAAGGCATGCAGTGCAAAGAGCACAAAGTCCATAACAAAACCCAACAGAAAGCAGAAAACCACTAAACCGCAACCGCAcacattattaataatatttatgattgaGTGGGCGTTTGTCTTGGGGTTGGGGTTGGAGCTGGGAGAAGGGAACGCAACCTGGCTTTGAGGTGGAGAGGAAGACAAAGACTGCCTCTGGTCCATCAGGGAGTCAAGACAGATGTGTAAATTAAAGATTATTGCTGACTCCCAATGCCTGAATACCGCATGATAATGAACAAGTTCAGGTTTCATCTTTAATctatataaaatgcaaaaagataCTAAGGTTAGTTAGACAGAAACTTCAATATGAGTTATACATAATGGAAAccatatttaacaaaaatgattaactttaaaaattaatttatttgttttattagcATGTTGATTATATTTTGCAGAGACTCTCTCTGCCAGAGAGGCAAGATGCATTGAACACTAActaacaatattattttgatttgagtattatttttcaatgaaaacattattaaataaatagcactcaatgtattaaaatataagtcacaaaattaatatatgtatatggaatGTTTCtccattaaacaaaaacacttcAAAGACAGAGCAacatacaatattttgaaGTGACATCTGATTTTTTTTCAAGAAGTGAAGTCATCATTTTCGTGAATATTCcgctaaacaaattaaaaaataaataaaaaaaaaatatcatcccaattttaattttaatacaatagTAGACAACAAAATGATGTAGAAAAAATAAACGTTTTCCACGTCAACcattctttatttaataaacaaaaaatataaaagagtggtgcttttcttaatttcgtaactgtatattttttgttcaacCAACTGTTTTCGACAACAGGcatcttattattattttaaaagtctATCTCATCAATATGATcttataataactaaaaataaatatatctaatTAAGTAACCTTTTATCAAATCTGATTGCGGTTTTCTTCCCGAAGCGCATtctaaatttgattattattttttaattagccccagaattaattatttatacatatatttattttcaattttaatttattagttaatttgatatttaagtTTTGCAGAGtttaatttaagatttataactataaaatatattattaatatatatatattatattattatatattttacaaaagtAATCCTATAATAgggaatattaaaaaatgtcatcttaaacaaatatttcgaTTTCCAAATACCATTCTCAAACAGTTTCAGCTTGATATACTTAGTGTGATGTCTTCAACTATAAGAAccatataattatttttcaatatttgcttttgtaaTGCAGAATTAAGTTTGCAATCATAATTAacatatcaaatttaaaattctcgGAAATccattaaattgtaaacattgCATCAAGAGTAGAGttttaaaaaggaaaacaagaTTCAGAGAGTTTAGCATTCCTTTTAGTTTTTCCTAACGATGTGTTCCGTTTACATGGCTGTGTTCGCACATCCATTAATCCGTTGCAAACCCAATGCACATGGGAACAAAGGAATTTATGATATAAAAAATGGATTTGCGATGTTTTCGCTgggcaaattaaatttattgccacAGATACTTATACGCGAATACTCGTGTGCTTCACGTTCCAccttcattcattcattgttTGCGAATGCCTCCGGTGCGGCAAACACATTCCCATCCACAGGCTCATCCACGTCCACATCGATATGCATGTGGATgtgcagagagagaggaaacACACGTGGCATATGCTCATCCACACTCCAGAGGCAAACACACAGTGCACAGTTTATGCGTCGCTCTTCGTGGTCTCATTTAACGTGGCATTTtcgaatggaaatggaaaattatGAACCGACGTGCCCGGAACTGAAAGAAACTCGCAACCAGCCAAGCACCAAGCACAGGAACTCGCTCGTGCCCACATAACAAATGTACCTGCCTaagtggcaaaaaaaaaatgccaaggcaaaattgaaaattaaaaaaaaaatgttaaaggtGACATGACTTTGATATACTGTCACTAAAATCACATTGAagtaatttgaaatgaataaagtaaatgaataaagattacttgattttataatgatatattaaatttacttaatatGACAAAAGTTAGATGCacctaatataatattaagtatgACTTCCATACTTCAAAATTTTTGATCcatctttatattttttgtattattttaaaattaattataaatttagattattagaaatttttgtttttattgtaattatatacaaataataaaataaatatctacaattatttcaaggtaaaaaaatgtatgttttcTGATTTGAAAACATTTCCTAGAATTCcttatatttatagtaaatcCACATTGACAATTTTTCCTTCAGAAGTAAATGATTTGTCTGTATAATGTAACTCAAACGATAGAAATATTcgattaattattattttaaatattttcattctaTACTATTATgtataattcaaaaatacaatttcgtTTTACAATATTCCTGTTCTTAGGTGGTCAGCTTACAGtttaataagtaaataagcagtgtaataaataattacttatttatgtTCTTAGATCTCagataatacatttaaaagtCTTCTGTCTGTTTACACTTACTAGTTTTCCTTACATTTATAGCATACCCGCTCTCGTTGCTTTTAGTACGGATATCATAGCCCCGCCCTCACAACTGCACGGCTTTTTGGCTTTCCGAGCAGccctgttgcctgttgttgcattttgaCAATGAGACAGCGCGAGACAAACGAGCCCAATCCCCCGGTCTGCACCCTCACCCATGCCCACCCTCTGCCTCTCAACCCCAACCCCTTTCCTACCCCCGCCTGCCATCGACAGGAGGCTGGCTAAACGGAATAAGCGTTAATGCTTCGTTTGAATGAATTTTTGATTGCGTTGTTTACGATTGAATTTACTTCCTGCCACTGCAAGGACAGGGGcattctttttcctttttttttgttttgcagctCCAACTCCGACGGAATTTTTGCAAATCCGtgctacatttttttgtacgcgcttctcttgttgctgttgtcttttaTCCTGTACTTTaacttgttattattgttgtcatGTTGCGCTGAAGTCGCGCTTAGTGCGATTCATTCAGCGATAAACTTTGTTTACAGACGGTAGTCTCTTAAGAATTCCGCCGGAGAAACAGTTGAACTGATAaaccaaatggcaaaaatgaAAGAATCACTTGGGGGAGAATGACTCGAATATGTGATTAAATCAGCGATAATTTCTTATATGAATAAATAAGGGAGAATGGAAATTTTTAAGATGATCAGATTATGAGAGGGCAAAGACGTGATGGGGAAATTGGGAAACGAGAAACGGAAAACAGAAAATGGGAAATACGAAATGTACAATTACAGTTATCGAGAACTCGAGAgctgctcttttcaattttaccACACACAGTTCACATTTCGCCGCCCCCCACGTTTTGTCTGAATGTGATATAATCCCGTTTATTGAAGGATGATTTTGCCGGATGATGGCACCTTCATTTTTTAAGCCATTACGAATGCTGCCAACGATTCGTGTAACGGGAAACCAATTAATCTCAATCAGTTGTTTCGTTTGGTTTcttcttcaattttttttttagaccGGGATCAAGTGACAAGACATTGACTGGATTAGTCGAGTGCCAAAACCTATGATGCGCCGGACACTGCGTGAAGTGGATCACCAGCTCAATGGCTGAAATCTACGACTCCCTTGAGTGCAATCCGAAATGGAAGCCAATGAAATGAATGCAAGAAAAAACTAAGATGACTTCGTATCACAAGGCAACAAAGTGCCCGGCCATTTGCCGCTGACAGAGTCGGAGTCGATGGCAGAGGCAAAAGGGCAGACGTTTGCTGCTCAGCAATTTCGCTTCCGTATCCAATTGGACAACGTGTGGTATGAGTAATGAGAGCGGCCACTGTGAATCATAATGTGGTACGCTGCAAAGGGGAAAAACGATTTTACGCTTCAATCAGCTCtgatttaaattgcaattattaacTGGAGTTCGACAACTCATTGGGGTGCTTAGGTCGAGAAGTGTGCTGTAAGTACATAATTTATCGATGTCTGATGTCCGCTGAAGTCGAGTAAACTCAgctaagtttttttttgtaaactCACATCTTTAAATCAAAAGGAATTCATGGTAAATACAATTCATGGCTTAACAGCATTTCTACAAAGTATTTAAACTCTACAGATGATAATAAAccaattacaaataatattaaaaattattcttGCCTACGATGGTTAAATGAATCTAAATGATATTTATGAATCTAAAAGATATTTATGAATCTAAAAGATATTTATGAATCTAaaagatatttaattttagtgtTTAACAGTCCAGCTCAACACTAAtaagtgtaaatattttattaatttacatttaatttatttatttatctattcaAAAAGTTATGAGCTACATTTAATAAACtgtcaaataaattgtttcatatataaaaagaatgtatttttattattttactttaacgACCCTTCAAATagtaatataatacaaaaatgtaaacatactgaaatatgattggaaaataaatttaaaggtattttaataatactctTACAAAAAAGttgtattgcttttatttactttatacaCACGAGAGTCAATTCAAGGATCTTTTTAATCATATCTTATGAGCTACATTTAACAAACTGtctaataaattgttttgtacATGAATCCAATGTAATTCTATCATTTCAGCTTGAAGTTTGCTGTCAGACcctttaatttattgttattgcttaAAACAATTCTTACGTAGTACTTCAACAGtcaaaataatagtaaaataatttaaatgttatttaaattatactgaCATTAAATAAGATAATAAATTTCGATGTTATGTCTTCTAATTGTTTAATAGTCAGACTTAACGGTATTACGACtactacattttattttatttatacaaacaaGCTTTGCGCACTTCGAAAGTCAATTCAAGGATATATTTAATCacgtataatataataacgaGCTATATTTAAACTGCAAATCTGTAAATCAAGTCTCGTTATATCATTTAAACTTGAAGTTCCTTCCAAACCCTTTGATTTGTTGCACAGTGTAATTCAGTTGAAAAACTCAcgtcaaaatatttacacaagcTTAAAAGAGCACTCTCTAAGTAATATTCTTATAGATAGGGCTTCTATACAGTATCTGATTATGCTCAGATCATAAAACGTATTCACAACTTCCGCCTTGATAAAAATCAACTCTCGAAAAGAGAGGTCAAAGTCAAATTCAagtaataaatcaaattggGCCTTTGAGCCTTCTGTTTACATTGAGTTCCcacattttatttgccaaaacaaaacgcaaTGAGAACAGGCAACAAGTTCATGGAATGATCGTGATCGCGTTAGCCAAGAGCACACagcacaataacaaaaattctaatatgttatttaaatttagagaAAGAGTTAACACTAGACGACGATGTGGTGTGGTGACAACGCGCCCAATCTCAGTGCAAATACGAGATGAGCTGTGATAACTTTGTTTGCCAGACGCGGCGGCCAACACAATGGGGGCTATAACTAAAATGGACTTATGACAATAAAGCTGACACCCGCTGGTGCTAATTTGGCTTATCAGTTCTGACGCCTCACTTCGGCAGTATCCACCTCCGTCTCCTTCTCCCGCTGCTCTTCCGGCTTCTGCTCCGGCTCCAGCTCCTCTTCCTTCTCCTTGCCATCACTCTGCAGCGGCAGCTTCTCctccagcagctgcagttcCTTGAGACCCGCATCGGGCAGCGAATGGCTGCCACTGTTCCACGGTTGAAGCGTGGACTCCGAGAAGAAGACGTACAAAACACCGCTGCCTATTAACATAGCTGCCGTTAGCATGAACACATTCTTCCAGGCCTCAATGGTTTGCTGGAATACAAAGAAGAGATTAAAGAGAAGATAGCCAAGGGACACACAAAGGAAGCACTCACATTGCCCTTCGTTAGAATGCCGACAATGTAGGGTGAGATGAAGCCGGGCATGCCGCCAATCATGCCACTAACACCGAGCACAATGCCGGCATAGTTGGGAGAGAGATCCACCATGGAGGCCAGTGGACCAGAGGAGACAGCGCCATGGAACATGGTGGCTGTAGCCACCAGCACAATGGCTGCGGTTGCAGTATAGCCAAAGTAGGCTAAGGCCAATACAACAAAACCCTTGACGCCACAACCTGCAAGTAAATAGGAATAAAAACGGATATCCTTCAGCATTTAGTTCCGACTTACAAATAGCTGTGGCCAGCTTGCGCACATTGGTGCGACTCAAGCGATCCGTGCGGAGTAAGTAGTCGGCGAATACGGAGAAGACGTAAGCGAAAAGCATGCGCATCAAATGCGGCAAACCCGAGAGGAAGCCCGTCTGCAAGGTGAACAAGATTAACTAAGAATTGCACCTCTTTACACTCATTAGCAACACTTACAGCTCTTATATTCCAGTGATGGATCAGTCGGAAGTACGTAGGACCATGTGTCATCAGTGTGAACAGACCCCAGATGCCGCCCCACTGGGCCACCACATTCATCCACACTGGACGCGAGCAGGCAATCTGCTTCCAGGGCGTTGGTCCTGGCGTGCTGTTCTGCACCGAGGCGCCCAGTGACTTCTCAATGTAGCGACGCTCCGACTGCGCAATGCGCGGATGCTGCGCGGGACTGTCGAAGACCAGAAATTGCCAGGCAACAAACCAAAGCATGCCGAAAACGCCGCAGATGTAGTAAACCCATTCCCAAGAGGACCAGGCAATGATGTAGCCGAATATGGGATAGAACAGCGCCACACCTACCGAGCTGCCCAGATAGGCACTGACAAACTTACTTCGCTCATTTGGCGGAATCAATTTAGCCGTCATCACATGCATCGATGGCCAAGCCATGCCCTAAGAGAAGCGGGAGTTTAATATTGATTTACCAACTGATCAAAGCGACCTACCGTAACGAATCCCTGGAAGACGCGCAGACAGATCAGCGCTGTATAGCTCCAGTAGGCGAAGATCGGTATGAGGAAGCAGCAGAAGACGCCGATGCCATTGGAGAGACCAAACACCAGCTTGGTGCCATATTTGCGAGCCAACACGCCGCCGGGCAATTGGAGCAACCAATGCACCCAGAAGAAGGAACCCAAAAGATTGCTCTGCTTCCCCTCGTCCCAATGGAAGCCATATCGTTCGTACTCAATCTGCGCAGTCAGAGAATGAATTGCATGCATGTTACTCATACGCACAGTGGGTTAATTAAACTGCAGTGAATCACTCACGTTTGCCCAATCAAGAAACTGTCGCTCCCACGAATAGCGCTCTGCGTATGCGGTTTCAATGAGActgagtgttgttgttgttgttgttgcattgctGGTCACATTGAGTGGAAGGCTGGTCACATTGAGTGGAATGCTAGTCACATTGAGTGGGGTTGAAATGTTCAGGGGCTGAAGGGATACATTCTCTGGCTTGATAGCGATCATGTCCACAATAGTGATGTTCAGATTGATGCGCAACATATAGTTGACAATGAATCCTATGAACGTCATGTACCAGAGCACAGTGCGTGCCTCGACTGCAAGGGAAGAGCGAAGATCGCAATGGAGATGGAGATTATGTtcacataataatattgacaTTTCTAGTGCacataacaataattataagtCAGCTCTACACTCAAATTCACATTCGTATTTCGCAGcttgaattgcaattgaaaaactCACAAGTGCACCGAAGGCAGCTTGTGGTTAATTGCCAATCTTGAATCTTGAACCACATCACATCGCACATTGTCTTTTAGCTGAACTTGATTTGAACGCTCACTGAT of Drosophila nasuta strain 15112-1781.00 chromosome 3, ASM2355853v1, whole genome shotgun sequence contains these proteins:
- the LOC132792011 gene encoding sialin translates to MAEVEARTVLWYMTFIGFIVNYMLRINLNITIVDMIAIKPENVSLQPLNISTPLNVTSIPLNVTSLPLNVTSNATTTTTTLSLIETAYAERYSWERQFLDWANIEYERYGFHWDEGKQSNLLGSFFWVHWLLQLPGGVLARKYGTKLVFGLSNGIGVFCCFLIPIFAYWSYTALICLRVFQGFVTGMAWPSMHVMTAKLIPPNERSKFVSAYLGSSVGVALFYPIFGYIIAWSSWEWVYYICGVFGMLWFVAWQFLVFDSPAQHPRIAQSERRYIEKSLGASVQNSTPGPTPWKQIACSRPVWMNVVAQWGGIWGLFTLMTHGPTYFRLIHHWNIRATGFLSGLPHLMRMLFAYVFSVFADYLLRTDRLSRTNVRKLATAICCGVKGFVVLALAYFGYTATAAIVLVATATMFHGAVSSGPLASMVDLSPNYAGIVLGVSGMIGGMPGFISPYIVGILTKGNQTIEAWKNVFMLTAAMLIGSGVLYVFFSESTLQPWNSGSHSLPDAGLKELQLLEEKLPLQSDGKEKEEELEPEQKPEEQREKETEVDTAEVRRQN